TGTACTAATGAGAAAACGACATGTGTTTTGAGCCCTCACATGTGTATTACGCGAAAGACATTCAAACTGATTAAATGAAAGGATCTGATACCTCAACCATTAATGAACATGGTTCAACTAGCATGGCTAGGTCTTCTGTCACCATCCGGGGACCATGTCCCATCACATCCCAAAAaacattttcaacaaaaatcacgGCAAAATCATCTCCTATACGCGATATAAAAGTCATCAATTCTCCAATAGAAGGTGTGGATCAACTCTTTTTTGACTCCACCTCTTCCTGTGACATACTAATTTTATCAGTTGTCTAtactacaaaaaataaaaatcttaaatttgcAGGAAGCAAcgcggagagagagagaggggtagaTACTTTGTTTGACGGGCCGAGTCTCCTTTGAAGTCTCCTCTAAGGCgtgttaaaagaaatatatatgtatatatatattcctaatATTTTTCAAGCTGCAGAAAAGCTTGCCAAAACAATTCAATGGCTGCAACCACCTTAATCCTTCTCATTGTCTCTGCGATATGGAACGTAGAAGCGGCTCAaacaggaggaggaggaggagctcGCAATATAACCAGAGGCTCTTCTCTCACGCCCACCGGCAACTCCTCCTGGCTCTCCCCCTCCGGTCTCTATGCCTTCGGATTCTACCCCCAAGGCAAAGGAGGCTATGCCGTCGGAATCTTTCTGGCCGGAATTCCGAACAAGACTGTGGTGTGGACTGCAAAGAGGGATGATCCGCCACCGGCTACCACCAATCTCACCCTTCAGCTCACTGCTGATGGCAGGCTCATACTGCAGTCCCCGCAAGGGCAGAGCATCCCCATTGTTGAAACTTCGGAGAGCATTTCTTCGGCTTCCATGCTCGACACCGGCAATTTCGTGCTCTATAACTTCAACCAGAAGAGGATCTGGCAGAGTTTTGACTACCCAACTGACACAATTCTACCTGGCCAGACCCTCTCAGGAGGTCGAGATCAACAGCTTGTGTCCGCCGCTTCAGAGACGGATCACTCCTCTGGCATTTTCAAGCTTTGTATGCAAACTGACGGGAACCTTGTCCCGTATCCAGTGGGGAGGGACTACCCATACTGGGCCTCGGGCACGTCCGGACAAGGACCTAATGTCACTCTGAATCTCGACAATGACGGCAGTCTCTATTTGTTGAAATCAGGTGACCTCTTAAAGAACTTAACAAGAGGAGGATCTCCAAAGGAGGACACAATTTTCCTGATGAGATTCGATTCGGATGGCATCTTCAGAGTGTACTCATATGAAAAGAAGGGGAACCGCACTTGGACTAGTCTGTGGCAAGCTCCAGACAATATGTGTGCTCCGAGAGGTCTGTGCGGGTTAAACTCATTCTGTGATCTAAAAGACAACAAAGCCGACTGCAAGTGCCTTCCAGGATACGACTTTATTAACCCATATAAAAGGACTTCTGGTTGTCAAAGGAACTTCTTTATGCAAAGCTGCAGAGACCAGGGACGGAGCGTTGAGTACGACATGACGGTTGTGGAGAACGTGGACTGGTATAGTGTTTCGTACGTGGAGCTCTCGTTGATCACAAGAGATGACTGTAAAAAAGCCTGCCTCAAGGACTGTAATTGCGAGGTTGCCCTGTTTGGCAACGGCATTTGCAGAAAGCAAAGGCTTCCTTTGAAGTGGGCGACAAAATCGGACACCATCGATACTTTTGTCAAGGTGGGTACATCTGATCAACCAGTGTCCAACAAAGATCCCGAAAAGGAaatcaagaaagagaagagagcgGGCATCCTAGTCACTGGGGTTTCACTTGCTGGGGTTGCGTTGCTTGTCATGCTAATTTCTGGAGTTGCTATTTACAGAAACCGCATTTGGGCGTACAGCATGATCTCTGAGAAAGCGAACTTTGAATCGGGCGAGGATGTCTCTCTTCGGGCTTTTACTTACTCTGAGATGGAGCAGATCACAGAGGGATTCAAGCATGAGCTGGGTAGAGGAGGTTCTGCAACAGTTTACAAAGGGACCATTCCgtacaaccaaaaggttgttgccGTGAAGAGACTAGAGAACTTGTTAATGGAGGGGGAAAGAGAATTCCAGACAGAGGTGAAAGTCATAGGCAGAACTCATCATCGGAACCTTGTCCGGCTGATTGGCTACTGTATCCAAGGATCAAATAGGCTTCTCGTCTACGAACACATGAGCAACGGATCACTTGCAGATTTCCTCTTCGCACATGGAAGCCGACCAAGTTGGAAGGAAAGAACTGGGATTGCTCTTGACATTGCTAGAGGCATTCTCTACCTCCACAATGAGTGCGAGACGCAGATCATCCATTGCGACATAAAGCCTCAGAACATACTCATGGATGAGCACAGGCGCGCCAGAATCAGCGACTTTGGGTTGGCAAAGCTTTCGAAGCCGGACCAGACCAACACCTTCACGGGGATCAGAGGGACAAGAGGCTATGTGGCACCAGAATGGCATCGAAAACACCCTGTGACAGTCAAAGCAGACGTCTATAGCTTTGGGGTTGTGCTGCTAGAGATCATATGTTGTCGAAGCTGCTTGGATTGGAGCCTTGTGGAGGAAGAGGCTGTGATTGAGGAATGGGTGTACGATTGTTTCAAGGCGGGGGAGCTGAGAAAATTGGTGGGCGAGGAAGAGATAGATAGGAGGCAACTGGAGCGGATGGTTAAAGTGGGACTGTGGTGCATACAAGATGAGCCATCCATGCGTCCTTCAATGAAGAAGGTTGTGCTAATGCTGGAAGGCACCGTGGACATCCCAACACCTCCCGATCCTACTTCCTTTTTAAGTGCCATCTGATCATAAATCTTCTTTGACACAGCATGCAGTTTCAATCACCTAACTACTGTTGAGGCACCCTTATTAATGATAAAGAGTTATAGGAAGCAGGCATGTGAAATGGTAATAAGCTAACCATGCCAAATTAAAGTTATCATAATTTGTAGGGTGAAGGACGAattgttattatattttgatttaagggTTATATTAGTCACTAAGCTTCGAtgcatttttataaataagatcACATTAGCCATTCATAGATTGTATCCTTGGATGAAATCATGAATTGGCTAATATGCCCCATTTATGAATGTTTCCAATATGACACTTTGCCCtttcctcaaaaaaaaaaaaaaacaaaaacaaaaaggtgtAAAATTCTAATTTGCAATGATTAATTTGAGAAATGCACATGAAAATTTACGATTTAATCGTTTTCATCCCTTTTTTTACAAGGATGTCAGTGATTAAAAGCATCAATATGTGCTGACAAAAGACTAAAAAGAagatttcttttcaaaaactGCAAAGAGATTCACTTTTATCCGTCAAGAGCTTGAAATTTCTTTACTACTTAGCAACAATACGATAAAACTCCATAGAATTTTACCCACTAAGGATCAATTGGATCATGTGATTCGCTACCTAGTGGTTAACTAGCATTCTAAAGTTATTGTCTTGATGTTTTATAAGTATCTATTACTTAGAactagagatgggaaatgggcaGCCGGCCCGCATCCGGCTTGGCCCACCTATTTGGTGGGCCGGGCTGAATTTGGCCCACGAGAGAGACGGGTCGGgccaaagaaatgaaaatttgggCCTGGTACGGCCctgtggcccttaataaatgggttaaagtgggccgggccgggccatgACCCTGTTGGGTCGGCCCGTGGGCCTGGCTATTTGGGCCGGCCTGTGagcaatttatttttaatttttttatatataattttttaaatatatttttttatttttttccaaatgtaactaatattttttaaaatatgtttattaatgtttacttataattttgatgtttgtaaaattatgatgtttacaaaaattacactaaatttatgtttacaaacataataaacattatgtttacaagcataattatgtttacaaacattataataaaattatgtttacaagaaacataatttctaattattatgtttatatttattaaatgcaaacataattttttaaatatttttttattttttagtgggtCGGGCTGGACCATTTTAGTGGGCCAATTGGTGGGCCGGGCCGAGCCGCGGGCCGCATATTGCTAGCCCGACAAGGCCCTCGTTTTGCTAGCCAAGTCGAGCTATGAAGCGGGCCGACCCATTTCCTATCTCTACCTAGAACTCTtgattagttttctttttttttttttattaagttgaACCTTATAAAATACTCTACACAccaaatctaaaaataaaaagtgagaAGCAACCCATACATGAAAATTGGGTAGCCCATTTGGCCCATTTTAAAGCTTAGTCGTCAATTTAGTCCCTAGACTAAAGTGCAATGCAGTAACTAATttggcatttttatttttagaaatgattttttgttaaaaaaaaaaaaaactaaattagtcACTGTACTTTAACTTAAGGGTCACATtggtcattgaactttaaactAGATCAAATAAGTCATTGAACTTTTATAAATGAAGTTAGATTAGCCAACCATCAATTGGTGACAGCATTAGAAACTTAAATCATTGTCTACAACATTAAAATGGAAACTCAATAGTTGACTACCAAAATAACCTCATTTATGAAACTTTAGTAACTTATTTTTTGCTCATTTAAAATTTCATGGCTAACTTAGCTCCGGGCCAAGATATAATGATCAATTTGATACATCATcccaatttttaaataagaaaacatatatatacatataataagaaataatatatataattctcgACCTAATACTAGTGATCGACAGATGCACTTTTTATGGTTATTTAAgattgtaatttcaaaaatataaccTTGTCTaagatttaagttttatttttatctctattaATATTTAGGTGGTACCATATCATAAGTTTTAAGAgttaaaatagaagaataaaTATCACTACTAACAAAATCTTAATAATATACGAGGCCAACTAGGTATGATGGGAgataatatacaaaaaaaattatttactcTGGATCCCTTAACAAacaatgttttgaaacctaaatTGGGATATAAAATGGGAGAGGTTCAACATGGTTGAAttggaattcatttttattaaaaaaattaaatatttaataattaaaatttaaatgaaaaattaagtaACTAGCATTATATTACTATGCAACAACTATTAAATTGACAATACATTCTGTAACGACCTGTTATCTgatataagttattttattattatttttatgtgatatattttgacattacttgatttaaatgttgaaaatatttaatatgatGTTGAGAAGTCTAAAATGAATGgaatagtcaaaaaaaaaaaaaaattatatgattgtTGACAACTCAAGctaatgaaaatttaaatagttgaaaaatcaaataaattgagTAAGAGTCCAAGCATGAATGTGTGGGTGCATGTGTAAAAGTCAAACATTGTAGGCTTAAATTGGAAGAGAAGTGGGCTACCGGATGACTATATGTAAATAgatatgtaaatattttatgttttgtttaaaaggaattttatgtgtgtgtctatatatatatatatatatatatttgtggaGGTAAAAttgggaaaggaaaagatttaAAAGGAGCTTTTTGGTAGGTTTGGGGAGCTTGGCGTGGAAACTTCTTCTCTTCGTTTCATTCTTTCATTCTTCATCTTtattctctcattctctcattTAAAAGAAGTATTGgattgcttggaatgatttcgAGAGCTTTGTGAGAGCTGGAGATCAATTAACATATTCAAGAGAGCAAAATTTTTTCTTCATCTCGAGCTTTAaatatttataggcaaatttgAATAACTTGCATAACGTTCAAAAATTCTAACTGTTAGATTCTAGCAGTCGACTGTCCTACAACTATAGTGGATTGTCACTTGAATTGGAGTCAACTTCCACAAAGCAGGAGTCAACTATCCAAGAGAAGCTTTCTTGAGATCTTTTTCTTAGTTTAGAACTTCTAAAAGGAGATTGAGTtgtgataggtttgaaatgttATGGCACCAACCCAAGATGGGGtgaattagattatttaaaaattagcttgaaaaataaaaatatttttcaaaacaaataagaatataatacaagtgaggattattaaaatgtttggaaagataaatagatcaaaagACACAAGtacaagagaacacaaagatttacaatggttcggcttaaccaagcctgatccactaccttagctcctcactaaggattttgtaaaccAATCCACTAATTCTCCTACCAAAGCTGGTAGGCCCTCTAACATTAACCGCTAGAAGAAATACAAATCTCATACTTTaacaagtaagccctctagctaCCCGGCCcaaagctaggaaaacaagaaGTGTACaatatgagagaatctaagagatgaatatCTTAGTTATAATGTTtctcaaaatgatacaagacttgaacaagataatacaaatgataatgaAAGTCTTTGAGAgtgaaaaattaaagcacaaatataatttgagaagataaataaattttacaagctcacttcacttcattgtCATCCATTAGCTTCCTCAAGAtctccttgatttgtatttataggcctCCTAAAAGtttcaagagaaatatagcTGTTTGTGACCATtagagtttgaaaaactagtcgttggaagTTTTTTGTgaaacaaactgtcgacagaaGCACATAAATTGTTGACAGATTTAGCTTAAAAATGAAGAACTGTCGACAGAATAGAGAAAACTGTCGACGGTTTCCTTTGCAACTTTACTGTCTGTCGATAGATAAAGAAAAAACGGTTGACATTTGCATACCAAATTGTTGATAGTTTCATATAAACTGTTGACAGTTGCCTTGAATGtactcaaaaaatatttttttttatttaaaagatattttattaaaaattcattttgaatcaattaagaacataatatttcaaaatgcCATAAGAAATTTATGATAAGATATTTTGGCATTAGATTTAACtttcattcaataattttttatcaaatagaaatataatatttcaattgtcaccaagaaatttataacaagatttttgTCATAAAAAGAATCTCAAAGACAAAATATCAATCTATCAAGAACATAAAGATGGTTTTTtgcctttgaaaatttttgtttcatttatccaatggttcaaaaccaatttgtacAAAATCATTTggaatattttatcataatacatgtttgagcaaatctccatctatagaaaattatagatcatttggtttgcattttaacaaagcacttaaaattgatttttgttttcaaatcacATACTTTGATTTAGATTATAaaaccatttgatatttttcatcatcaaaactaaacacaagagtaaaacatcaagTTGTAATCTCAGCTGCTTGATTTGTGGCCTCTCTTTTCTTCCGGTTTAACCGTCTCGAAatcatcaaggcaagttctcttctctttctttttttaagtgcaagttcctttccttttttcttcttatgcaagttgtcttctttttcttctcccttcGAGGGTAAGTCTTGATTTTTCTCTTTGTCTTGGTATCTTTGGATTGTCTGTTTTCGGGTTTTTGATTCTGGAAACCCCTATCTCTTTGGTAAAAAGGGTTTTAACTCGATTGCTTGTAACTCGTGTAGTTTTCCTTGAATTCTTAGAAAATTGATTTAAAGATCCAAATGGAGTTTTTGTTCACTCCATCTTTTCTAAGGAATGATGAGTTTATTCTTAGAGTTAAGTTGCATGCAAGAATTTGGTGTATCTTGTATGTATATTTGCTTCGAGCATATCATTTTCGTTGTTGTTACTCAACCATTTTTTTCATGTCTATCGACCGATTAAGGGATTTTGTATTCTATAAGTTAACAGATGGCCTTGGTTGTCGACCGATTGGTGAGGTTGGGGGGTAATCGGGTGAGTGACATTCTAGCTGTCAACTAACCACGCCCAATCTATCGACTATTTAAGGCCACTAGCTTCTAACGGTCGACAAATACCATCAGTTTATCAACCAATTTGCCCCTTTGGTAGCTCGTTTCTTCTTTTGATGCTTACAAATCAACCTCAAATCATCATGTAAGCTTTTAATAGGCTCTTCCATTAACTTATAATCTTGATTACCATTTTTGGAGGGTGGGAGATCTATTATGTAGTCATGTGTGcatttattgaattttatattgATTAGTTAATATGGATG
This genomic stretch from Diospyros lotus cultivar Yz01 chromosome 1, ASM1463336v1, whole genome shotgun sequence harbors:
- the LOC127795641 gene encoding G-type lectin S-receptor-like serine/threonine-protein kinase LECRK1, with amino-acid sequence MAATTLILLIVSAIWNVEAAQTGGGGGARNITRGSSLTPTGNSSWLSPSGLYAFGFYPQGKGGYAVGIFLAGIPNKTVVWTAKRDDPPPATTNLTLQLTADGRLILQSPQGQSIPIVETSESISSASMLDTGNFVLYNFNQKRIWQSFDYPTDTILPGQTLSGGRDQQLVSAASETDHSSGIFKLCMQTDGNLVPYPVGRDYPYWASGTSGQGPNVTLNLDNDGSLYLLKSGDLLKNLTRGGSPKEDTIFLMRFDSDGIFRVYSYEKKGNRTWTSLWQAPDNMCAPRGLCGLNSFCDLKDNKADCKCLPGYDFINPYKRTSGCQRNFFMQSCRDQGRSVEYDMTVVENVDWYSVSYVELSLITRDDCKKACLKDCNCEVALFGNGICRKQRLPLKWATKSDTIDTFVKVGTSDQPVSNKDPEKEIKKEKRAGILVTGVSLAGVALLVMLISGVAIYRNRIWAYSMISEKANFESGEDVSLRAFTYSEMEQITEGFKHELGRGGSATVYKGTIPYNQKVVAVKRLENLLMEGEREFQTEVKVIGRTHHRNLVRLIGYCIQGSNRLLVYEHMSNGSLADFLFAHGSRPSWKERTGIALDIARGILYLHNECETQIIHCDIKPQNILMDEHRRARISDFGLAKLSKPDQTNTFTGIRGTRGYVAPEWHRKHPVTVKADVYSFGVVLLEIICCRSCLDWSLVEEEAVIEEWVYDCFKAGELRKLVGEEEIDRRQLERMVKVGLWCIQDEPSMRPSMKKVVLMLEGTVDIPTPPDPTSFLSAI